The genome window ctctctctctctctctctctctctcttgctctctctctcctctcttgctctctcttgctctctctctctctctctcttgctctctctccctctctcttgctctctctccttctctcttgctctctctccttctctcttgctctctctccttctctcttgctctctctccttctctcttgctctctctccttctctcttgcactctctctctctctctcttgctcactctctctctttcttgctctatctctctctctcttgctctctctctctctctctctctcttgctctctctctctctatctctatgtctctctctctctatctctatgtctctctctctctctatctctatgtctctctctctctctatctctatgtctctctctctctatctctatgtctctctctctgtctctatgtctctctctctctgtctctatgtctctctctctctgtctctatgtctctctctctctgtctctatgtctctctctctgtctctatgtctctctctctctatgtctctctctctctctctctctctctctctctctctctctctctctctctctctctctctctctctctctctctctctctctctctctctctctctctctctctctctctctctctctctctctctctctctctctctctctctctctctctgtctttcccacaAGAAGGGAAAGTTAGAATCCAGCAATGAGTAGGGGGGGATCAGataacttcattatcatcttcacagcATCACCCTTTCATCACTTTATCATTTATCCCTTGACAACAGTATGATGAGGAGACTGAATGGAGGACAATCAAGCCAGAAGCATTTGCTGTCATTATGGACTTCTTTGCCTCCGGACTTCCTGTCATTCACGAAGGAGAACGGAGTGAGAGTGAACATGGTAAGTTGTGAATTGGAAAAGTTGTGAATAAGGGAGGTAGGAAACATTCGTGGGCTTCCACTTGAACCTTCATAGAGCTCCCTCATAGTTCCTCTTAAACCATTGTTAAgtttaaaacaaaaatcatattgtCAAGAGTGTTTTGACACCATTTAGGAGTgtattgttgatatatatgtgtgtgtgtgtgtgtgtgtgtgtgtgtgtgtgtgtgtgtgtgtgtgtgtgtgtttgtgtgtgtgtgtgtgcgcttgtgtgtgcgcgtgtgtgtgtgtgtgtatatatatatatatatatatatatatatatatatatatatatatatatatatataatgtgtgtgtgtgtgtgtatatatatgtttatatatgtgtatataagtatacatatatatatatacatatgtatatatacaatatatatgtatgtttgcatatatatatatatatatatatatgtgtgtgtgtgtgtgtgtgtgtgtgtgtgtgtgtgtgtgtgtgtgtgtgtgtgtgtgtgtgtgtgtgtgtgcatatatataatatgtgtatatgtgtatgtatatatatatatatatatatatatatatatatatatatatatatatatacatatatatccaatgccaccagggaaaatagggaaaatgctgtgctcattttgtatctttttttttgtgaaatgtctctgcacatagatggcgttgctagtgcttagccacaaaggagtcagttagtagatctTGGGACTTTACCTgatttaaattggcgggaaaaatgtattttttctacgAAAAGGGTAAACGTGCGAGGCAGGCAGTGCTTGttattggctcattagtgactttgtacaagtgtagccatctatgtgtaaaaacaatcaaacaagtaactcacagtgggcatggcacgtatgtacatgtcatgcccgtcggcattgggttgtATACAAAGGGgaaggatgataatattgcttAATAGTAACATTACTAAGATGTCAGAAAAATGAGAGCAGAATAAGGACAATTTCTCACAGGGGTAATATGCCATGTGAGCTGCTGTTGATTACTTAGAATTTATTAGGATTGGAGATTTCAGCACCATCATATTATTGTAAGAAGGCTTACCTAGAATGACCAGGAATTCCATATCTTCAGCTAAATAGTCAAGTACATATCCTTTGAGCACAATGAAGCAGTTAGTCCTGAATTTGATCTAACCATGCATGTGACTCAGATACTGTAAACTAATCCTTTTGTGAGTAACTTCTTGGTGTGGTGGGATGTTTGCTCATTAgcattaaaacaattaaaatcaACCTAAGGTGTATATAACTATAGAAACGTATTCTAACATTTTGGTGACGTTAGATATACAATAGAACCCTTCATGTAAGTAGCATAAATTTCAGCATAATTGAGGACAATATATCTAACTTTGAGAGGATGTCACAAAACAAGTAGGGTTAAGTTTTCAGTTATAAGGCAAAGGGATAGCacctattattattcataatcctAAAGTGAATTTTGTGTAGAAGGATCATGTAGTTGCATTAGAGGAGAGGGCAGGTAactaatatttgtgtgtgaataaaatgGATGATTAGTGTAACTATTATAAAAGatatttaataagaaaaaatatgtatatattcacaaagtGCAAATGAAAGCATAATTAATAATGAAGTATGATAACCCATTGGTTCCAGGTGACATGACCATCTTGTCACAAAATAATGTGGCTGAGGGCCAGGTAATGAGTAATACCATCAAAGAAAATTCAGCTGAAGTCCAGGGTGACTCACTATAAGTGTACAAAGCTCTTGCAGGCAGATTAGACTCAATGGGCttttaggaaggggctcttgcattattttaaCTGATAAACAAGGAATTAGTATAGCAGCCAAGATTTCCATACtcagaaatacacaaacaacataacattaatcattattattgatattacctaaatgttgtagactacctagagagatgatatggagtctttATAAAACAGTCTATTAAACATCTTGATACAGCAtgtcaaatgacaaatatagactatGGAGAGtggtaaaagaaacaaaaaactaatGCAGAAAAAGAGATCATAACATTGCAAAAGGAAGGCAAAGAGATTTGAGACCATGCATAAGTATTCATGTGGGTCAGGCCTACAAGTCACACACCCAGGTCAGTTGCTACTCATGTAAGCCTTATGTAAAAGCACCAAGATCCAATggattaatagaaaaaaatatatgaataacacgTCAAATTACTAAACCATTTAAGAAATGGTTAGGGACAACCGAATGACGTGTGATTGGAGGGAGACTGTTAGATATTCCTGAACACACTTCAGAcacctcttcttctgtcttttctttctttctttctttcctaccttccttccttcatcatctccccccccctctctctctctctctctctctctctctctctctctctctctctctctctctctctctctctctctctctctctctctctctctctctctctctctctctctctctttattattattattattattattattgttattattatatagctCAATGGTTTATTGGCTGACAGATATGAATTGCTGTAACTTTAGTTCCAGCACTACATAAAGGGTGTCTGAAGTGTCTCTGTTCAAACTTACTTGGAAAATTAGAGTttagttttttcattttttgctcCAAGCAAGGTTTGCAGCCTGCTTATTGTTTTCAACCATTGGGTGCACCATGCACCCAGTGGAACATGCAGTCTGATTTGGGTCTTATTTATTTGGTTCTGCCCAACTTGAGGTGGGCAGTAGCTGAACATTGGGATTACAATGATCCCTCTCAATGGAGACAACTTGTAACACCTAGACTACACCAAATCATGTGTGACCTTGCCACCTGCCCATGGatggtcacacacacatgcacacattttcaCTCACTCCATTGTCCACATTATGCAAtatgagtctgtatgtatgtacaaaaatgagtgaatgtgaaagttttttttttatgtattaggcCATTGTCAATGGTTGATACCCTATTCCACCAATGTCACTATTACCAGATGCAGGGTGACACCTCACCAGAATAAGGTCCCATGCACCCAACTCCATGACAGATGTGGAGTGGAGCATACTTATGTATGCCCAGATTTTACAAAAAAAGATTTACTGTTATAGAGTTGAGTTACCTTTGCTAAACTTATTATAATGTGTAATATGTGCTCAGTGGACTGAAAAATATAAGGACCCTtagcacagatagacagacagctagatagattggtagatgatAGTACAGATAAATAGCCAATTTAAATGGACAGATGGATTTGTAGACTGATAGATGTAGGTAGacagatgtaaatataaacacaaatataggcCCTGGAATGTATCAaagttttcctctttattcctctttttttttttctttttttttttttttttttttttttcttgctcctttTTTATCTTGAGGCAAGGATTGAGTTATGGTTGAGTAATTGAATGTTGAACCCCTCCGTCAGCCGgtggtgaagaagaagatgacgagacCATAGCCATGATCAAGGAGCTCTTGGACACACGCATTCGGCCTACGGtgcaggaggatgggggagacATCCTTTATAGGGGCTTCAGTGATGGCATCGTTTACCTGAAGGTAAGGTGTCAGTTGTTTGGTTAAGAGTGGTAAGAtattttgtgctctctctctctttctctttttctctttctctttctctttctctttctctctctctttctctctctctctctctctctctctctctctctctctctctctctctctctctctctctctctctctctctctctcactctctctttctctctttttctcttcctctctttctctctctctccctaactctctctccctaactctctctctctgtctctcttactctgtctgtctgtctgtctgtctctatctctgtatctgtttctgtctgtctctgtctgtccctctttctctgtctctccgtctcttcgtctctccgtctctccgtctctccgtctctccatctctgtctctctctttctctctcgctctttctctctttctcactttctctctttctctctttctcactttctctctttctctctctctctctctctctctctctctctgtctctctctctctctctctctctctctctctctctctctctctttctgtctctgtctctgtctgtccctctttctctgtctctctctctctctctctctctctctctctctctctctctctctctctctctctctctctctctctctctctctgtctctctctctctctgtctctctctctctctgtctctctctctctctctctctctctctctctctctctctctctctctctttctctctctctctttctctctcctctctctctttctctctctctcctttctctcatctctctcttttctctctcttctctctctctctctctctctctttctctccccacccctctctctctctctctctctctctctctctctctctctctctctctctctctcctctctctctctctcatcctctccccccccccccatcttctctctccccccccctcctctctttctctctctctccccctcttcctctcctctcctccccctcctttctctaatctctctacctcttttctctctctctctccctctgtctctctctctccctctgtctctctctctctctcccctctcccccacctctctctctccccctcttcccactcctctctctctctctctctctctctctctcatctctctctctcctctctctctctctctctctaacactctcaaactctctctattttactctctccctccactcattccctccctccctccctgtctctctctctctctgtctctctctctctctctctctctctctctctctctctctctctctctctctctctctctctctctctctctctctctgtctgtctctgtctgtctctgtctgtccctctttctctgtctctctatctctctctctctctctctctctctctctctctctctctctctctctctctctctctctctctctctctctctgtctctctctctctctgtctctctctctctctgtctctctctctctctgtctctctctctctctctctctctctctttctctctctctctctctctctctctctctctatatatatatatatatatatatatatatatatataaatgtagtgtgtgtgtgtgtgtgtatataaatatatatatatatatatatatatatatatatatatatatatatatatatatatatatacacacatatatacatatatatatacatatacatatatatatatatatatatacatttatatatatatatatatatatacatacatacatatatatatacatatataaatatatatacgtataaatctctctctctctctctctctctctctctctctctctctctctctctctctctctctctctctctctctctctctctctttctctctctctttctctctctctctctctttctctctctctctttcactctctctctctctctctctctctctctctctctctctctctctctctctctctctctctctctacattttattctacctttcttttcctcaatctttctcttttacatttgTCTTTACCATAATTCTATTAGTAAATTTCTTGTTTTACAATTTgtgactatttatatatatttatatttttttcccttttttcagatGATGGGGTCATGTACATCCTGCCCCTCATCTGTAGTCACTCTGAAAAATGGAGTTCAAAATATGTTGCAGTTTTATATACCTGAGGTAAGTTACCATAAGGGAAAATGTGATTTGTCTGTTGTGATTTTATAAGcgatctgtttatttttgtttttaattattattttttttttttttatgtctttctgatttttttaaaatgtaaaaaatagtaGCCAGTCAATTTGATACttactttttaaatatttaatactTAATACAGTCTCTATATacattctttttacttttctccttttccttctttagcAATTTTTCTTCCACAATTCTATCCctaactcacacacattcacactcactcactcactttctcactttctcactttctcactttctcactctctcactctctcactctctcactctctcactcacccactcacgcactcactcactcactcactcactcactcactcactcacacactctctctctctctctctctctctctctctctctctctctctctctctctctctctctctctctctctctctctctctctctctctccctccttctttgtcttcatcttcttcatctaattcatcttcttcatctccttcatcttcttctccttctacttctccttctctctctctttctcctgtataTTCATTTACCTTGTGTTTCAGGTAATTGAAGTCATGGAAGTCAAAGACGAAGGGGACCATCTGGTGGAGAGAGAGTTCAAGAAGCTTGAAGAGCAGCTCAGCTCAGAGTCTGCCAAAAAagactgatttttcttttctttctttctttttccacatAGATACATTGTAGCTTGAATTGTGATCAGAAATTGTAGTTGATATATTCTGTATTATATGAACTGTTCAATACTACATCACTTTTATACTTTAACCACGATCacaatatatatcctttttcagTCTTATTTGAGCtgctttttattctttgttaatCAGGGATATAGATAGGAGAAATGTGAACCTTTTA of Penaeus chinensis breed Huanghai No. 1 chromosome 37, ASM1920278v2, whole genome shotgun sequence contains these proteins:
- the LOC125045553 gene encoding NFU1 iron-sulfur cluster scaffold homolog, mitochondrial-like, whose protein sequence is MMALSLKQVFRKRIINLAFSSAAALHTRSQRQSSIALTSLKNGNGSQGFLQPARYPLQLALRSMFIKVQDTPNPNSLKFIPGVQVLESGTADFANVSAAQKSPLAKLLFRIEGVQGVFLSTDFITITKYDEETEWRTIKPEAFAVIMDFFASGLPVIHEGERSESEHAGGEEEDDETIAMIKELLDTRIRPTVQEDGGDILYRGFSDGIVYLKMMGSCTSCPSSVVTLKNGVQNMLQFYIPEVIEVMEVKDEGDHLVEREFKKLEEQLSSESAKKD